In Silene latifolia isolate original U9 population chromosome X, ASM4854445v1, whole genome shotgun sequence, the following proteins share a genomic window:
- the LOC141621979 gene encoding receptor-like protein 54 — MKKQTFPQFTVSLFATYFFFISYNLVYAQLISHFPNNTSPHRCFKDDSIALLGFKDSFTLEGLGLATSWNKDTDCCKWIGITCHETTHRVTSIDLSSGGIMGAIGDNSTLFLLNRLESLNLAFNYFAESLISPNFGQFSYMKHLNLSGSGFVGQVPQELGRLSKLETLDLLANIITMPNFDMIISNMTGLRWLDLGYTKFGSVVFPSLTNITSLKYLGLFSCGLVEEIPFTILNLPRLEYLDVGSNPAIYSNFRLYNWSSPLNYLGLDSVNFSSQIPSSPGQAPYKLLRVIHLSNCNLQGEIPSWIWRIPKLEELRISNNQLIGDPSKFFQEIISPNLQILDLQSNSFTGNISLYYIYQRLPNLMLLALSHNNLTVSTRADSDTSLSMWPVIFGLALSSCNLNEIPHLLKNQSMLNYLDLSNNNLHGEIPKWLLEEGMDTLQALDLSNNFFTGSLKNIPWRGLYFIDLSSNMLHGSLPIPPTTVIWFAAANNNFSGPINPSVCDINFLKLLDLSNNSLGGQFPKCLGNTSFNLMVLNLGLNNIVGTLPSNFTKCSSLQYLDLSHNGLEGTVSRSLAGCKYLQHVNLRSNKFKDEFPLWLHNLPEIQVLDLSYNSLHGSISQKIKNPFPMLQILDLSSNRFNGEIPANYIRGFKGMMNITVEGRHYMGSGVNSMFRDGYTYSMVISIGGVERKYQKIITTLATLDVSNNGFIGKIPDCVGDLVMIHSLNLSHNKITGKIPSSLGNLKMINSLDLSANNFTGQIPQELASLTSMGVFNVSNNQLVGKIPHSNNFDTFQANSYAQNGGLCGFPLRECGQNLSDSWMTKHEHEGSSGRGLLSLSPWEVMSIGYGGGTLVGLAWGCYMLLSGNPFWVTKWAFLIETYVVGFVKKFMERRRRAQRLKAASKSLWHG, encoded by the coding sequence ATGAAAAAACAAACATTCCCACAATTTACAGTATCACTTTTTGCAACTTATTTCTTCTTCATTTCATACAATCTAGTTTATGCACAACTTATTTCCCATTTTCCCAACAACACTTCACCACACCGATGTTTTAAGGATGATAGTATTGCATTACTCGGGTTTAAAGATTCCTTCACCTTGGAGGGCCTTGGTTTAGCTACATCATGGAACAAAGATACTGATTGCTGCAAATGGATAGGAATAACTTGCCATGAAACAACTCATCGAGTTACGTCTATTGACCTCAGCAGTGGTGGTATCATGGGAGCCATTGGAGATAATAGTACCCTCTTTCTCCTTAATCGTCTTGAGTCTCTTAATCTAGCCTTTAATTACTTTGCAGAGTCTCTAATCTCACCTAATTTTGGCCAGTTTTCATATATGAAACATCTTAACCTCTCTGGCTCAGGTTTCGTCGGTCAAGTCCCTCAAGAATTGGGAAGGCTTTCCAAACTTGAAACACTCGATCTTTTGGCTAATATCATAACAATGCCGAATTTTGATATGATTATAAGCAATATGACGGGGTTAAGGTGGTTAGATCTTGGATACACTAAATTTGGTTCGGTAGTATTTCCGTCACTTACTAATATAACTTCCTTAAAGTATCTTGGACTGTTTAGCTGCGGATTAGTAGAGGAAATACCTTTTACTATACTCAACTTACCCCGCTTAGAGTACCTCGATGTTGGATCTAATCCCGCTATTTATTCCAATTTTCGATTATATAATTGGAGTAGCCCTTTAAATTACCTTGGTCTTGACTCCGTGAATTTCTCCTCACAAATACCCTCGTCACCGGGTCAAGCCCCATACAAACTTCTAAGGGTAATACATCTTTCAAACTGCAATCTTCAAGGGGAAATTCCTTCTTGGATTTGGAGAATTCCGAAATTAGAAGAATTGCGGATAAGCAACAACCAATTAATTGGTGATCCAAGTAAGTTCTTTCAAGAGATTATAAGCCCTAATCTTCAAATTCTTGATCTACAATCAAACAGTTTCACAGGAAACATCAGTTTGTACTACATTTACCAAAGACTTCCAAATCTCATGCTCCTTGCCTTATCACATAATAATCTTACTGTTTCGACACGAGCCGATAGTGATACTAGTTTGAGCATGTGGCCAGTGATATTTGGACTAGCACTTTCTTCTTGCAACTTGAATGAAATACCACACCTCCTAAAAAACCAATCGATGTTGAACTACCTCGACTTGTCGAATAATAACCTTCATGGCGAAATACCCAAATGGCTGTTAGAAGAAGGGATGGATACTTTACAAGCATTAGATCTTTCTAACAACTTCTTTACAGGGAGCTTAAAAAATATTCCATGGAGAGGGTTATATTTCATTGACCTATCCTCCAATATGCTACATGGTTCACTCCCAATCCCACCAACCACAGTTATTTGGTTTGCCGCCGCCAACAATAACTTTTCCGGTCCAATCAATCCCTCAGTTTGCGATATAAATTTCCTGAAATTACTTGATTTGTCTAATAATAGTTTAGGGGGACAGTTTCCTAAGTGTTTAGGGAACACGAGCTTTAATCTAATGGTCCTAAACTTAGGGTTAAATAACATTGTTGGGACTCTGCCTTCAAACTTCACCAAATGCTCGAGTTTACAGTACCTAGACTTGAGTCACAACGGGTTGGAAGGTACGGTCTCACGGTCTTTAGCCGGGTGCAAGTATTTACAGCATGTTAATCTTAGAAGCAACAAGTTTAAGGATGAGTTCCCTCTTTGGTTGCACAATCTCCCTGAAATCCAAGTTCTTGATTTGAGCTACAATAGTTTACATGGCTCAATatcacaaaaaatcaaaaacccattTCCCATGCTACAAATTCTCGATCTTTCAAGCAATAGATTCAATGGTGAGATACCGGCTAATTACATCAGGGGTTTCAAGGGAATGATGAACATCACTGTCGAAGGACGACATTACATGGGATCGGGTGTAAATAGCATGTTTCGTGATGGTTATACATACTCTATGGTAATATCTATAGGCGGAGTTGAAAGGAAATACCAAAAGATCATTACCACACTCGCGACATTGGATGTATCAAACAACGGTTTTATTGgcaagattcctgactgtgtagGAGACTTGGTCATGATTCATAGCCTTAACCTGTCACACAACAAGATTACAGGTAAAATCCCGTCATCACTCGGAAATTTGAAGATGATCAACTCCTTAGACCTCTCAGCAAACAACTTTACTGGTCAAATCCCTCAAGAATTAGCAAGTTTAACATCAATGGGTGTTTTCAACGTATCAAACAACCAACTGGTAGGAAAAATACCCCATTCAAACAATTTCGACACATTTCAAGCAAATTCATATGCGCAAAATGGTGGGTTATGCGGGTTTCCATTGCGCGAATGTGGGCAAAATTTGTCAGACTCTTGGATGACAAAACATGAGCATGAAGGTTCATCAGGTAGAGGTTTGTTGAGCTTGTCACCTTGGGAAGTAATGTCAATCGGGTATGGAGGTGGGACCTTGGTGGGCCTCGCATGGGGATGTTACATGCTGTTGTCGGGTAACCCGTTTTGGGTAACTAAATGGGCTTTCCTCATTGAAACATATGTTGTTGGGTTTGTGAAAAAGTTTATGGAGCGTCGAAGAAGGGCTCAGAGATTGAAAGCTGCAAGTAAATCTCTATGGCATGGATAG